A genomic region of uncultured Paludibaculum sp. contains the following coding sequences:
- a CDS encoding LacI family DNA-binding transcriptional regulator, giving the protein MGAGKSGKQPGRKPIQKTGVTLSDIAKAMGLSAMTVSRAFTGSAQISETTKQEVLKRAKELGYVPNRWARSLVTRRSSIIGVLIPEISHTYFAEVTCGVEEIVDKTGFDLLLCHSRGDAEKERAEIHMLIGTRADGLIIASVQDAKTERPFAELEDAGIPFVLVDRFFPNRRFSSVLVDDQAVGEIATSHLVGLGHKLIAHIQGPPVTPAVLRKRGYLAVMKAQGLTVDKDWIVGKDFSNLTGYSAMRKLLQLKPRPTAVFAANDPLAIGAVRACREVGLRVPEDISVVGAGCIEGDHNPSPFLTTVWWPNQEMGRAAAQLLLDAIADSNGGETHIRTFAPKLLVRHSSGPPPAK; this is encoded by the coding sequence ATGGGCGCAGGCAAATCAGGAAAACAGCCGGGCAGGAAGCCGATCCAGAAGACCGGTGTGACGCTCTCAGATATCGCCAAAGCCATGGGCCTCTCGGCCATGACCGTCTCGCGGGCCTTCACCGGCAGCGCACAGATCAGCGAGACGACCAAGCAGGAAGTGCTGAAGCGCGCCAAGGAACTGGGCTATGTGCCCAACCGTTGGGCGCGCAGCCTCGTCACGCGGCGCTCCTCGATCATCGGTGTTCTGATCCCCGAAATCTCCCACACATATTTTGCAGAGGTAACGTGCGGCGTGGAGGAAATCGTGGACAAGACCGGCTTCGACCTGCTGCTCTGCCACTCGCGGGGCGATGCCGAAAAGGAGCGCGCTGAGATTCACATGCTCATCGGCACGCGGGCCGATGGGCTAATCATCGCCTCTGTTCAAGACGCCAAAACCGAACGGCCGTTCGCGGAGCTTGAAGACGCGGGTATCCCGTTTGTGCTGGTGGACCGCTTCTTCCCCAACCGCCGTTTCAGTTCCGTCCTGGTGGACGACCAGGCGGTGGGCGAGATTGCGACGAGCCACCTGGTTGGCTTGGGGCACAAGCTGATAGCGCACATCCAGGGCCCGCCTGTCACGCCGGCTGTGTTACGTAAGCGCGGATACCTGGCTGTGATGAAGGCCCAGGGACTCACTGTCGACAAGGACTGGATTGTCGGCAAGGATTTCAGCAACCTCACCGGCTATTCCGCCATGCGGAAGCTTCTGCAGTTGAAGCCGCGCCCCACCGCCGTGTTCGCGGCGAACGACCCACTGGCGATTGGCGCCGTGCGGGCCTGCCGCGAGGTGGGCTTGCGGGTCCCCGAGGACATCTCGGTGGTGGGCGCGGGCTGCATTGAAGGCGATCACAATCCGAGCCCGTTCCTCACAACGGTCTGGTGGCCGAACCAGGAGATGGGTCGCGCGGCGGCGCAGCTTCTGCTGGACGCGATCGCCGACTCAAACGGCGGCGAGACACACATTCGGACCTTTGCTCCGAAGCTGCTCGTCCGGCACTCGTCCGGGCCGCCGCCGGCAAAATAG